CCAGCTTCCTCTGCAACACCTGCTTGCGACTGAAGGCCAGCAGTTGCTTCGTCAAATTCGCCGCGCGTTGGCTCGCATCCAATATCTGATCCAGCAAATCCTGCTGACCCGGCTCAGGCCGGTTCGCCAGCAGCAGTGAAGTGTTACCTTGGATAACGGTCAGGATATTATTGAAATCATGCGCCACACCCGCCGCCAGTTGTCCGACCGATTCCATTTTCTGCAACTGGCGCAACTCCGTCTCCATGTGTTTGCGCTCAGTCACATCACGTCCCACACCGAAAAGACCGAGTAATTTTTCACCCTCGATCAAAGGTGTGACCGTCACTTCCATCACCAACCGACCGTCGTCTTTGGTCTTCAACGGCAGCTCAAACAACGGCATCCGCTCACCACCGATCGCGCGTTTAAAAATGACCAAGGCTTCCTCCTTCGCCTCATCCGGCAATATCTCGGAATAATGCCGCCCGATCCACTCCTCCGGGCCCCAACCAGTCGCCTGTTCAAGAGCGCTGTTCAAGGACATCACCACGCCTTCTGGCGACAACGTGAAAATCAGATCGCGTGCCGTCTCCACAAACTGCCGGTAACGCTTCTCGGATTGGCGCAACGCATCTTCGGTCTTGCGACGGTCTGTCACATCCGTGGCGATGCCACAGATGCCGTTGATCTTTCCATTCGCGTCCAGCAACGGAAACTTGGAGACCATGAAACAATGTGGCCCATCAGGAAATACCGCCCACTCCTCGCAGTCGATCGGCCGACCCGTCTCCATTAACATCTTGTCGTGTTCCCGATACTGCCGGACTTGCTCCGGTGTGGAAAAATCTGAATCCAATCTTCCGATCAAATCCTCCCGTTTCAGGCCGAATGCGGCAGCGAATTTGGAACTCACCAGCAGATAACGGCAATCAAGGTCTTTGATGAAAATCAGCGCCGGGCTGTTATCCACGAAGGCCATCATCCGGCTTTCGCTCACCCGCAGCGCTTTCTCACTTTCATGAGCTTTGCGCAGCGCCTCTTTTTGTTCTGTCACATCGCGTGCGATGGAATACAAAAGTTCACTGCCTTGCCGCGCTCCGGGACAGGTCCAAGCCAGCCAGCGATACTTGCCATCCTTGCAGTGATAACGATTCTCGAAATGGACGTTGTCCTTTCCAGAAATCAGATGCTCGTGCATCCGCAACGTCTTCTCGCGATCCTCCGGATGTACAAACTCGATGTAAGGCTTGGACATCAACTCTTCACGCGACCAGCCCAGCACCCTTTCCCAAGCACGGTTCACTTTGCGAAAACGTCCATCCGTTCCGGCGACACTAAGCAGATCCAGCGAGAAATCGAACAGGCGTTCCAAGGAATCCTGCTCCGATTCTGTGCCAGCCATCTCTGCGTTTTGCTGCTCGTGTCCCATCGCGATATGACCTCAAACGTCACGCCTTGCTTCCCCTCGTGCCGTTCACTGTGCTATGGCATAATCCCTTCAAGGGCTTTTAGGCAAAAGAAAACGCGAAGGTATTACTACCTTCGCGTGAGCAAAAAGCTACAGCTTACTGCTTAGCGCTTGAAATTCAGCGGGAACGCGCCGGGCATCTCGTGGGCGCAAGGCTGATTCGTTGGAGCATCGGGCTTGCGATCATTGCTGACCACTAGATTGTTCGCCAGCAAGTAAGCTTCCACTTCTTCGCCACTGATGTCCGGCAGCATCTTCCCGTTCACTTCCACGCACGGGCTCAGCATCTGACCAGACTTCTCGATCATCTCCTGACGCTGCACCGGGTTGTTGATGATGTCGCGGTCT
This DNA window, taken from Verrucomicrobiia bacterium, encodes the following:
- a CDS encoding glutaredoxin; translation: MDKPKIIAYLKPSCGWSNGVRAVMRKYELPYEDRDIINNPVQRQEMIEKSGQMLSPCVEVNGKMLPDISGEEVEAYLLANNLVVSNDRKPDAPTNQPCAHEMPGAFPLNFKR
- a CDS encoding PAS domain S-box protein; translated protein: MGHEQQNAEMAGTESEQDSLERLFDFSLDLLSVAGTDGRFRKVNRAWERVLGWSREELMSKPYIEFVHPEDREKTLRMHEHLISGKDNVHFENRYHCKDGKYRWLAWTCPGARQGSELLYSIARDVTEQKEALRKAHESEKALRVSESRMMAFVDNSPALIFIKDLDCRYLLVSSKFAAAFGLKREDLIGRLDSDFSTPEQVRQYREHDKMLMETGRPIDCEEWAVFPDGPHCFMVSKFPLLDANGKINGICGIATDVTDRRKTEDALRQSEKRYRQFVETARDLIFTLSPEGVVMSLNSALEQATGWGPEEWIGRHYSEILPDEAKEEALVIFKRAIGGERMPLFELPLKTKDDGRLVMEVTVTPLIEGEKLLGLFGVGRDVTERKHMETELRQLQKMESVGQLAAGVAHDFNNILTVIQGNTSLLLANRPEPGQQDLLDQILDASQRAANLTKQLLAFSRKQVLQRKLVNLNEISSQMTQMLDRILGEDITLEFHYDTDLPPVKADNSMIEQVILNLAVNARDAMPKGGLLRISTEARSIDAAYCRQEPQASPGSYVCLSVSDTGCGIPRENLEMIFEPFFTTKEFGKGTGLGLATVYGIIKQHQGWVEVDSTVNKGTVFRLFLPAAEPVVLSEPDEIAQRPPDKKGFETILVVEDDPMVRRMLETLLSMGGYQILSAASGAEALQVWKTNHAKVKLLLTDMVMPGGMSGKELAETLRMERHDLRVLISSGYSSALVSGGEALPPKTWFLAKPYTPNELIQKVRVALDE